CCTGGTCGCTCTCTTCCTTCCATATCTGGCACTGGTTTTTCTGTTGCTGTATGTTGTCGAGAATCTCTTCTACACATTGAAAGGCAAGGACGTGGTCTTGATAGACGCCTTCTGCATTTCTGCCGGTTTTGTGATAAGAGTAATGGCCGGGGCGTATGCGATTGAGACAAGCCCGACGGGCTGGATAGTCGTTACGACGTTTTTCCTCTCTCTCTTCCTGGGTTTCGGAAAGAGGAGAAATGAACTGCTTACCCTGAAGGAAGAGAGCAACAACCATCGGAAAGTACTGACATTGTATGATGATAAGTATCTTGACTATCTCATGATCGCAACCGCATCTATCTCGATAATCTCATACACGCTTTACTGTCTCGATCCGCAGGTGATAGAGAAATTCAGCACTGATAAGCTGGTTTACACTGTGCCCTTTGTAACTTATGGAGTCTTCAGGTATCTTCTTCTCCTTTTCAGAAACGGCGAAGGCGATCCAACAGAAGTTGTGACCAGAGACAGAGGAATAGCGCTAACCGTCTTATTGTGGATTGTGTCTGTGATGCTTTTGATTTACTTTCCAATCTGGATGTGAAGAGGGAACAGTTGTGAATATAACCGAAGGTATAGTACTTCTAGTAGCAATAGTATTCAATGCCGGGGCAAACATCCTGCTGAAACACGGAATGCAGAACGCGCCTGACATCAACAGTGTCGGACTCAAAGGGATGCTAGTCAATTCAATCACAAACATCAGCGTTTGGCTGGGGCTTCTCTCATTCGGGGTAGCCTTTATCTTCTACAGCGTAGTTCTTACGAGGATGAAACTGGGAGTGGCATATCCCATAATGACGAGTGCCGGATTTGCAATAGTGACCGTGGTCGCAGTATTCCTCTTTGATGAAAGGCTCAGCGTGATGAAGATAGTGGGCATAGCCGTAATCGCCCTCGGCATATGGCTGGTAGCGATGGCCAAATAATGGAGGCACTAAAATGAAAAAAACGAAAGTCGCAGTTATAAAGACGAGTCCGGAAAGAGTTCTCGATGACTATATAAGGCTTGCAAAACTTGCCGGAATGAAAGAGGCCATGGACGGAAGCGCCACGACAATCTTGAAAGACAACATATCATGGCACCTTCCGATGCCCGGCGCAAACAGCACGCCCTGGCAGCTGGAAGGTGCCGTACTGGCTCTGAAAGAAGAAGGCTTCGGCGAAATAGTTGCTGTGGAGAACAAAACCGTGGTCACGAGACCAAAGTACGGAGAAAAGCAGAACAAGTATGATATCATCTACGAAAAGTACGGTATCACGATCCTTTACAACTTCGA
This sequence is a window from Mesotoga sp. BH458_6_3_2_1. Protein-coding genes within it:
- a CDS encoding multidrug efflux SMR transporter, whose product is MNITEGIVLLVAIVFNAGANILLKHGMQNAPDINSVGLKGMLVNSITNISVWLGLLSFGVAFIFYSVVLTRMKLGVAYPIMTSAGFAIVTVVAVFLFDERLSVMKIVGIAVIALGIWLVAMAK
- a CDS encoding decaprenyl-phosphate phosphoribosyltransferase, whose product is MLSAEDSTGKGIADFLWEMLMINFAMVLRLIRIRHWLKNLFVFAPLIFSSNLTDLTSLLRAFLIFIAFCLISSSVYVFNDIRDRESDSHHSRKKNRPVASGEIKLRDAWILAGVLATLAVLVALFLPYLALVFLLLYVVENLFYTLKGKDVVLIDAFCISAGFVIRVMAGAYAIETSPTGWIVVTTFFLSLFLGFGKRRNELLTLKEESNNHRKVLTLYDDKYLDYLMIATASISIISYTLYCLDPQVIEKFSTDKLVYTVPFVTYGVFRYLLLLFRNGEGDPTEVVTRDRGIALTVLLWIVSVMLLIYFPIWM